A region from the Ciconia boyciana chromosome 1, ASM3463844v1, whole genome shotgun sequence genome encodes:
- the STYXL2 gene encoding serine/threonine/tyrosine-interacting-like protein 2, with protein MASGRDSDSEQVVPDEEDKGPDVKAVQAHYLRSPSPSRYSVISDTDTESIFMEPIHLSSAVAAKQIINEELKTKDAKVDSVCPRTLESAQQLMVEDLYNRVKEKIDDTSLFNTPCVMDLQRALVKDRLETPRDAVDEVWPNVFIAEKSVAVNKSRLKRLGITHVLNAAHGTGVYTGPGFYNGLNIQYLGIEVDDFPDMDISKHFRPAAEFLDEALLTYRGKILVSSEMGISRSAVLVAAYLMIYHHMTILEALMTLRKKRAIYPNDGFLKQLRELNEQLLEERELDHTGDEEVTPSQSPVVNAGTSSRLSGVGDSESIMGAKAHSITVEEEDTSSLLGSLMSSSSAGKTSWVSKHSALISEEEEEQLYEEWRKKQGLPAKEPGVNHGRTSPKLLDQEGEQSEEDVEQRIHDWQRRNEKYQMEGPPREEVHPGDSSMGGRPYPSGEFSDVESVSSFEIRTLKQQLEASSFSRMRRSRTGSMSSESTWDMWNQRLLEIEKEAAQRYRSKNKTGGERQSPETGRNERDVDEESVFSDSSSFYNFCQKNKDKLTPLERWKVKRIQFGFHKKDLESSSSSAPSPAEDGSQAGGEGREGKSLSDINLTAYQAWKMKQQKKVGSESKEEFVEFAKSEDSASAKKKQRRVELLEHSKKILEESQSMCSWETDSMMSGSIPLSAFWPSAPSASGAEDAASALSMQTNHSSLSQTRSSMGAMQPQMPSIPLPNLPVGPGDTISMASIQNWIANVVSETIAQKQNEIIMLSRPSSAMASSVMSGDLSRRVDDDKVSLLSAQSGSSLATSQLRQQDMHRAESQSVLSCNTSVSARTEGTHSNMKTTQTSKPLYSLFADDVDLKKLRRKEKEMQMEMREKMSDYQIEKVIRDNKRSTLFKKKMTKGEENEIEDDRDSTTNSLRRPLQADLDRTDTVFDLSSQPANTGATKSEIETDITKWLSGLKAEREPPSYYDQSEKAREKYSRSSKVREMDSETSSYRFSRSQREELDSCSSYESKGDSLRTMSRFSSASAKEDKKMYKFTRSRVSETTSSREKSPELHVFSRTPEPSFDSESPEPSTQSRVRSHHVEACEEEARSDTSEFGAKRKFTQSFSKSEEDGKKEAKVEQSEERFASRQFSQYRRSMRKEEEEEMDDDAIIAAWRSRLEETTAKLRRRREE; from the exons ATGGCCAGTGGCAGAGATTCGGACAGCGAGCAGGTGGTGCCCGATGAGGAGGACAAGGGACCAGATGTGAAGGCTGTGCAGGCCCACTATCTCCGCAGCCCCTCGCCCAGCCG GTATTCAGTGATATCGGACACTGATACAGAGAGCATCTTTATGGAGCCAATCCATCTGTCATCTGCTGTGGCTGCCAAACAAATCATCAATGAAG AACTGAAGACAAAGGACGCCAAGGTAGATTCAGTGTGTCCCAGGACGTTAGAGTCTGCGCAGCAGTTGATGGTGGAAGACCTGTACAACCGAGTTAAGGAAAAGATTGATGACACCAGCTTGTTTAACACGCCGTGTGTGATGGACTTGCAGAGGGCACTTGTGAAGGACAGGCTGGAGACCCCCAGGGATGCTGTAGATGAAGTCTGGCCTAATGTCTTCATAGCAGAAAA aagtgTTGCAGTGAATAAAAGCCGTTTGAAGAGACTGGGGATCACGCATGTCTTGAACGCAGCTCATGGTACAGGTGTATACACAGGACCAGGTTTCTACAACGGTCTGAATATCCAGTACCTGGGCATTGAAGTGGATGATTTTCCAGATATGGATATCTCCAAACACTTCCGCCCAGCTGCAGAGTTCCTTGATGAAGCACTGCTGACTTACAGGG GCAAAATCCTTGTCAGCAGTGAAATGGGAATCAGTCgctcagctgtgctggtggCTGCTTACCTGATGATCTACCACCATATGACCATTCTGGAGGCTCTGATGACTCTAAGAAAGAAGCGTGCCATTTACCCCAATGATGGCTTTCTGAAACAGCTAAGGGAGCTCAACGAGCAATTGCTGGAGGAACGAGAGTTGGACCATACTGGAGATGAAGAAGTCACTCCTAGTCAAAGTCCTGTTGTCAATGCAGGGACTTCTTCCCGGCTGTCTGGAGTTGGGGACTCAGAAAGCATCATGGGAGCCAAAGCCCACTCCATCACAGTAGAAGAAGAGGACACCAGCAGCCTGCTGGGTAGTCTTATGAGCTCTTCATCAGCAGGAAAAACTAGCTGGGTTTCCAAACACTCCGCCCTCAtcagtgaggaggaagaggaacagTTGTATGAGGAATGGAGGAAGAAACAAGGCCTGCCTGCAAAGGAACCAGGAGTTAACCATGGAAGAACATCTCCAAAGCTTCTGGATCAGGAAGGGGAACAATCTGAGGAGGATGTGGAACAGAGGATCCATGACTGGCAGCGCAGAAATGAGAAATACCAAATGGAGGGTCCACCCAGGGAGGAGGTCCACCCAGGAGATTCCAGCATGGGAGGAAGACCTTACCCATCAGGTGAATTCAGTGATGTTGAGAGCGTGAGCAGTTTTGAGATCCGAACCCTAAAGCAACAGCTGGAAGCCAGTAGCTTTAGCAGGATGAGGAGGAGCCGCACAGGCTCTATGTCTTCAGAGAGCACTTGGGACATGTGGAACCAGAGGCTTCTGGAGATTGAGAAGGAAGCTGCTCAGAGGTATCGTTCTAAGAATAAAACTGGTGGGGAGAGACAGTCCccagaaacaggaagaaacGAGAGGGATGTGGACGAGGAGAGCGTCTTTTCAGACAGTAGCTCCTTTTACAATTTCTGCCAAAAGAACAAAGACAAGCTGACTCCTCTAGAAAGGTGGAAGGTCAAGAGGATCCAGTTTGGCTTTCACAAGAAGGATTTAgaatcatcatcatcttctgcACCATCTCCAGCAGAAGATGGCAGCCAggcaggcggggaggggagagaagggaagagttTGTCAGATATTAACCTGACTGCTTACCAGGCTtggaaaatgaagcagcagaagaagGTGGGCAGTGAAAGCAAGGAGGAATTTGTGGAGTTTGCCAAAAGTGAGGATTCTGCTTCAGCCAAAAAGAAGCAGAGGCGTGTAGAGCTCCTTGaacattcaaagaaaattttagaaGAAAGCCAGTCCATGTGCAGCTGGGAGACAGACAGTATGATGAGTGGGAGTATCCCACTGTCAGCTTTCTGGCCCTCAGCACCTTCTGCAAGCGGTGCCGAGGATGCAGCTTCTGCACTGAGCATGCAGACAAATCATTCGTCTTTATCACAGACCAGGAGCAGCATGGGGGCAATGCAGCCTCAGATGCCAAGTATACCCCTTCCCAATCTCCCAGTTGGCCCAGGTGACACAATATCCATGGCAAGCATTCAGAACTGGATCGCTAACGTGGTCAGTGAAACCATTGCTCAAAAACAAAATGAGATCATCATGCTGTCCCGTCCATCGTCTGCAATGGCCTCCAGTGTAATGTCAGGAGACCTTAGCAGGCGTGTAGATGATGATAAGGTTTCTCTTCTCAGTGCTCAGAGTGGCTCATCTCTTGCTACCTCTCAGCTTCGCCAGCAGGATATGCACAGGGCTGAGTCtcagtctgtcctgtcttgcAATACCTCAGTGAGCGCAAGGACAGAAGGAACTCATTCAAACATGAAGACAACACAGACAAGCAAGCCACTGTACAGCCTCTTTGCTGATGATGTTGACCTAAAGAAActcaggaggaaggagaaggagatgcaaatggaaatgagagagaaaatgtcaGATTATCAAATTGAAAAGGTGATCAGAGACAATAAACGTagcactttatttaaaaaaaagatgaccaaaggagaggaaaatgaaatagaagATGACAGAGACAGTACAACAAACAGCCTCAGGCGCCCCTTGCAAGCAGATCTTGACAGAACTGATACAGTCTTTGATCTGTCCAGTCAACCTGCGAACACAGGTGCGACGAAGTCAGAGATAGAGACTGATATTACCAAGTGGCTCAGTGgcctgaaagcagaaagagaaccACCATCATATTATGATCAAAGTGAGAAGGCTagagagaaatacagcagatCATCCAAAGTTAGAGAGATGGATTCTGAAACATCCAGTTACAGATTCTCCAGATCCCAAAGAGAAGAGCTAGACAGCTGTTCTTCCTATGAGTCAAAAGGAGATTCACTGAGAACCATGTCAagattttcctctgcttctgcaaaagAGGACAAAAAGATGTATAAGTTCACAAGGTCAAGGGTCAGTGAGACAACAAGTTCCAGAGAAAAGAGCCCAGAGCTGCATGTTTTCAGCCGAACACCTGAACCATCCTTTGACTCTGAATCCCCTGAACCATCTACACAGAGTCGAGTTAGATCTCATCACGTGGAGGCGTGTGAAGAGGAGGCCAGGTCAGACACATCAGAATTTGGAGCTAAGAGAAAGTTCACCCAGAGCTTTTCAAAGTCTGAAGAGGATGGAAAGAAGGAGGCAAAAGTGGAACAAAGTGAAGAAAGATTTGCATCTAGACAGTTCTCTCAGTACAGGCGAAGCATGCgtaaagaagaggaagaagagatggATGATGATGCCATTATCGCTGCTTGGAGGAGCCGACTAGAAGAAACTACAGCAAAGCTCCGGCGGAGAAGGGAAGAGTGA